A DNA window from Polyangium spumosum contains the following coding sequences:
- the era gene encoding GTPase Era gives MKSRRSEPRAERPGQRPGQKPRTGRETPPDDERAGASPRRETRGAKGKPGEARAKGPAKKGAPLPTRGARGGRPATTDDLTRGPRGGHGDGRRPSAPRPRPEPRPAPEASGPSRSGTVALIGRPNVGKSTLLNAALQQPLSIVSKTPQTTRDALLGVVHHGSAEIALLDTPGLHRPRTQLGRAMNEAARDAARRADVVVFVTDVSPRPVKRKEDGTPIEPRPLLPHPGDLVLLSDLAPDRPALLVVNKVDLLRDKRHLLPLLEAYGKVRDFDAIVPVSAQREDGITRVLDEVARFLPEGPFRYGVDDVTDKPARYFAAEYVREQILRATQDEVPHASAVSVDRYVEPRAPGQAVQIDATIHVERQGQKRILIGAGGAMMKRIGIAARERIEELVGGKVVLRLWVRVTPDWRESLPRLEELGYGKGRGGAGAATEYVIVAERDEEADEGDDDDDDEDLDDEGEEDQDEEE, from the coding sequence GTGAAGAGCCGCAGATCCGAACCCCGCGCCGAGCGTCCCGGCCAGCGTCCCGGCCAGAAGCCCAGGACGGGGCGCGAAACACCGCCCGATGACGAACGAGCCGGCGCCTCCCCTCGCCGGGAGACGCGCGGAGCGAAGGGAAAACCGGGCGAGGCGCGAGCGAAGGGGCCGGCGAAGAAGGGCGCGCCTCTGCCGACGCGCGGCGCGCGAGGCGGGCGGCCGGCGACGACGGACGATCTCACGCGTGGACCGCGTGGAGGCCACGGAGACGGGCGCCGCCCGAGCGCCCCGCGCCCGCGGCCCGAGCCCCGCCCCGCGCCCGAGGCGAGCGGACCTTCGCGCAGCGGCACCGTGGCGCTGATCGGCCGGCCGAACGTCGGCAAATCCACGCTGCTCAACGCGGCGCTCCAGCAGCCGCTCTCGATCGTGTCGAAGACGCCGCAGACCACGCGCGACGCGCTGCTCGGCGTGGTGCACCACGGCTCCGCGGAGATCGCGCTGCTCGACACGCCGGGCCTGCATCGCCCGCGCACGCAGCTCGGCCGCGCGATGAACGAGGCCGCGCGGGACGCGGCGCGTCGAGCGGACGTCGTCGTCTTCGTGACGGACGTCTCGCCGCGCCCCGTGAAGCGCAAGGAAGACGGCACGCCCATCGAGCCGCGCCCGCTCCTGCCGCACCCGGGGGATCTCGTGCTGCTCTCGGACCTCGCCCCGGACAGGCCCGCGCTGCTCGTCGTGAACAAGGTCGACCTGCTCCGGGACAAACGGCACCTCTTGCCGCTGCTCGAGGCCTACGGGAAGGTGCGCGACTTCGACGCGATCGTGCCCGTCTCGGCGCAACGCGAGGACGGCATCACGCGCGTGCTCGACGAGGTCGCGCGCTTCTTGCCCGAGGGCCCTTTCCGGTACGGGGTCGACGACGTGACGGACAAACCCGCGCGGTACTTCGCGGCGGAGTACGTGCGCGAGCAGATCCTCCGCGCGACGCAGGACGAGGTGCCACACGCCTCGGCCGTCAGCGTCGACCGGTACGTCGAGCCACGCGCCCCGGGTCAGGCGGTGCAGATCGACGCCACGATCCACGTCGAGCGGCAGGGCCAGAAGCGGATCCTCATCGGCGCGGGCGGGGCCATGATGAAGCGGATCGGCATCGCCGCGCGCGAGCGCATCGAGGAGCTCGTCGGCGGCAAGGTGGTCCTGCGCCTCTGGGTGCGCGTGACGCCGGACTGGCGCGAGTCGCTGCCGCGCCTCGAAGAGCTCGGCTACGGCAAGGGCCGCGGCGGGGCGGGCGCGGCGACCGAGTACGTGATCGTCGCCGAGCGCGACGAAGAAGCGGACGAGGGCGACGACGACGACGACGACGAAGACCTCGACGACGAGGGGGAAGAAGACCAGGACGAGGAGGAATGA
- the der gene encoding ribosome biogenesis GTPase Der, protein MQEDQIEQPDEGVTPARVMSAPLPIVAIVGRPNVGKSTLFNRLVGKKTAIVHDEPGVTRDRHYSDVTSRGRRYTLVDTGGFDPESDDPMRQGIKRQIDVAISEADVIVCVLDASQPPTPADHAELDLLRRAGKPVIYCANKADSQRAEMELSDLYRLGAKDIIPFSALHGRRIDELEGAIVSALPPLPPEPQEGAEPDEAIRVAIVGRPNAGKSSLVNRLLGEDRLIVDSRPGTTRDAIDTRVTKGKHSFLFIDTAGIRRKAKVTKEESVVEAVSVLHAIRAMERAEVVVLLSDAFEGVAEQDAKILGLAVDRARAVVIGLNKADLLDKKAFAKAEENARDKLSFVPWAPIVPLSAKTGRGVGNLLSTITRVATAFRTRVGTGELNRFFEQVLEHRPPPTSGGRAPRLYYITQAETSPPLFVVMASAPEQLHFSYQRYVQNQLRKHFGFEGVPVRVKYKPRRRRGD, encoded by the coding sequence ATGCAAGAAGACCAAATCGAGCAGCCGGACGAGGGCGTGACCCCCGCGCGGGTGATGAGCGCTCCGCTGCCGATCGTTGCGATCGTCGGCCGCCCCAACGTCGGCAAGAGCACCCTGTTCAACCGCCTCGTCGGCAAGAAGACCGCGATCGTGCACGACGAGCCCGGCGTCACGCGCGACCGCCACTACAGCGACGTCACCTCGCGCGGCCGCAGGTACACGCTCGTCGACACGGGCGGCTTCGACCCGGAGAGCGACGATCCCATGCGCCAGGGGATCAAGCGCCAGATCGACGTCGCCATCAGCGAGGCCGACGTCATCGTCTGCGTGCTCGACGCGAGCCAGCCTCCGACGCCGGCCGATCACGCCGAGCTCGATCTGCTCCGGCGCGCGGGCAAACCCGTCATCTACTGCGCGAACAAGGCCGACTCGCAGCGCGCCGAGATGGAGCTCAGCGATCTCTACCGGCTCGGCGCGAAGGACATCATCCCCTTCTCCGCCCTCCACGGCCGGCGCATCGACGAGCTCGAGGGCGCGATCGTGTCCGCGCTCCCGCCTCTGCCGCCCGAGCCGCAGGAAGGCGCGGAGCCGGACGAGGCCATCCGCGTGGCGATCGTGGGCCGACCGAACGCGGGCAAGTCCTCGCTCGTCAACCGCCTGCTCGGCGAGGATCGCCTCATCGTCGATTCGCGCCCCGGCACCACGCGCGACGCCATCGACACGCGCGTCACCAAGGGCAAGCACTCGTTCCTGTTCATCGACACGGCCGGCATCCGGCGCAAGGCGAAGGTCACGAAGGAGGAGAGCGTCGTCGAGGCGGTGAGCGTGCTCCACGCGATCCGCGCGATGGAGCGCGCCGAGGTCGTGGTCCTCCTGAGCGACGCGTTCGAAGGCGTGGCCGAGCAGGACGCGAAGATCCTGGGCCTCGCCGTCGATCGCGCCCGCGCCGTCGTCATCGGCCTCAACAAGGCCGACCTGCTCGACAAGAAGGCCTTCGCGAAGGCCGAGGAGAACGCGCGGGACAAACTCTCGTTCGTGCCGTGGGCGCCCATCGTGCCCCTCAGCGCGAAGACCGGCCGCGGCGTGGGCAACCTGCTCTCCACGATCACGCGCGTCGCCACGGCCTTCCGCACGCGCGTCGGCACGGGCGAGCTCAACCGCTTCTTCGAGCAGGTCCTCGAGCACCGCCCGCCGCCCACCTCCGGCGGACGCGCGCCGCGGCTCTACTACATCACGCAGGCCGAGACCTCACCACCGCTCTTCGTGGTCATGGCGAGCGCCCCCGAGCAGCTCCACTTCAGCTACCAGCGCTACGTCCAGAACCAGCTCCGCAAGCACTTCGGCTTCGAGGGCGTGCCGGTCCGCGTGAAGTACAAGCCGAGGCGCCGCCGCGGCGACTAG
- a CDS encoding TIGR02266 family protein: protein MGERHGSDPERGAVDEAAAADKPPSSTRGDDVAPTSSRRWFERRSSERYDVTWSVDCETEETFLYAAITNISELGIFVRTTEPLPVGTSLTLRFASPNSGEPFVLEGSVQWVNVVRPLHDNPNPGMGVRFVRITAAERERLVETIRTIAYLRENAGPVSN from the coding sequence ATGGGTGAGCGTCACGGGAGCGATCCGGAGCGCGGGGCGGTCGACGAGGCCGCCGCGGCGGACAAACCGCCGTCGTCGACGCGCGGAGACGATGTGGCGCCCACGAGCAGCCGGCGCTGGTTCGAGCGCCGTTCGTCCGAGCGATACGACGTGACCTGGTCGGTGGACTGCGAGACCGAGGAGACCTTCCTCTACGCCGCGATCACGAACATCTCGGAGCTCGGCATCTTCGTGCGGACGACGGAGCCCCTCCCCGTCGGCACGAGCCTCACGCTCCGGTTTGCCTCGCCGAACAGCGGCGAGCCGTTCGTGCTCGAGGGTTCGGTGCAGTGGGTCAACGTGGTTCGTCCGCTGCACGACAACCCGAACCCCGGGATGGGCGTGCGCTTCGTGCGCATCACGGCCGCCGAACGCGAGCGGCTCGTCGAGACGATCCGCACGATCGCCTACCTCCGCGAGAACGCCGGACCCGTGTCGAACTGA
- a CDS encoding glycosyltransferase family 39 protein, whose protein sequence is MEAAHESAPDGTTRERAPSLAAWSRPFALAFAALVLFSTLGKSGIWDPYELDAADLSRRVAIHAFHADELALPDAVNGMPTLSDLRMGELPFTSMALGFKLFGLADWSGRLPLAIWAFLGVVALHELLARLSGRRAALYGAVALATTPLYFMQARTMLGDIVTMSALALAFAGLVGALFDHAREGRGGGDVEEVEGARTWLVKGAWLVVGALGLVAGYMSRGLLIGVAVPALAAGLAWLVLVLGGLSEGRSRAEHALGALSLLLGLVALGLGVKLLFGTSPDAPLPRALAVALTKKSSVDATFDRTIRHLGHALFPWSAFLPFAIGRLFRAPVELDGPSRRREVGLRVALLVGAAVAYAAYALLAPHVVFLPWSGVALLAGVAGLAVADFDRGAPPSRALALGVALLAFVLYRDMVLDPARFFSVFEVAKPSFPKSFEATSKTLVRLSAMAFAGLVAIAWFEGRTDKPGAFSRWIDGLVDDYRRVGKELAAVWNGNLVFGAVVVEAALVGLGAMLFLGTRLGWASVLKLPRNFIDAGLNLWWAVPLVIALAPISLVALRDGFRAALGLTKLPRGAGVLLAALAAGAVLSFGYYPALAAQLSPKEVFDAYARLQKPGEPLGLLGVRARSIAYYHQGGEVAQFNDPAEAFAWLTEGKDRRWLIVRADELPRLNSLHRKHAGTNLFVLDARSSQILLVSSDLGGQRNENPLGAMVLDEPPPELHKVDAAFEDQLEVLGWEVRDGAGRVVDSVVPQRKYHMRFYYRVASPILGNWKAFLHIDGFQRRYNGDHAVLDGKYAMNLWQPNDIVVDDYVFELEPNFTPGDYTIYFGFFSGDTRFRVVRGPNHENRVIGGALRVR, encoded by the coding sequence ATGGAAGCCGCCCACGAGAGCGCCCCCGACGGTACGACCCGCGAGCGCGCGCCTTCCCTCGCCGCGTGGTCCCGGCCGTTCGCCCTCGCGTTCGCCGCCCTGGTCCTCTTCTCGACCCTCGGCAAGAGCGGCATCTGGGATCCGTACGAGCTCGACGCGGCCGATCTGTCGCGCCGCGTCGCGATCCACGCCTTCCACGCGGACGAGCTCGCGCTCCCCGACGCCGTGAACGGGATGCCCACGCTGAGTGACCTGCGCATGGGCGAGCTGCCGTTCACCTCGATGGCGCTCGGCTTCAAGCTCTTCGGGCTCGCGGACTGGTCGGGGCGCTTGCCGCTCGCGATCTGGGCGTTCCTCGGGGTCGTCGCGCTGCACGAGCTGCTCGCGCGCCTCTCCGGGCGGAGGGCCGCGCTCTACGGCGCCGTCGCGCTCGCCACGACGCCGCTCTACTTCATGCAAGCGCGGACGATGCTCGGCGACATCGTCACGATGTCCGCGCTCGCGCTCGCCTTCGCCGGCCTCGTGGGCGCGCTCTTCGACCACGCGCGAGAGGGCCGGGGAGGGGGAGACGTCGAGGAGGTGGAAGGCGCTCGCACGTGGCTCGTGAAGGGCGCCTGGCTCGTCGTCGGCGCCCTCGGCCTCGTGGCCGGATACATGTCGCGTGGGCTCTTGATCGGCGTCGCCGTGCCCGCGCTCGCCGCTGGGCTCGCCTGGCTCGTGCTCGTGCTCGGAGGTTTGTCCGAGGGCCGATCCCGCGCCGAGCACGCCCTCGGCGCGCTCTCGCTCCTCCTCGGGCTCGTGGCGCTGGGCCTCGGTGTGAAGCTCCTCTTCGGCACCTCGCCCGACGCGCCTCTGCCGCGCGCGCTCGCGGTCGCGCTGACGAAGAAGTCGAGCGTGGACGCGACGTTCGACCGGACGATCCGCCACCTCGGCCACGCGCTGTTCCCGTGGAGCGCGTTCTTGCCCTTCGCCATCGGCCGGCTCTTCCGCGCGCCCGTCGAGCTCGACGGTCCTTCGCGCAGGCGTGAGGTCGGGCTCCGCGTCGCGCTGCTCGTCGGCGCTGCCGTCGCGTACGCCGCGTACGCCTTGCTCGCGCCGCACGTCGTGTTCCTCCCGTGGAGCGGCGTCGCGTTGCTCGCGGGCGTCGCGGGGCTCGCCGTGGCCGACTTCGATCGCGGCGCGCCTCCGTCGCGGGCCCTCGCGCTCGGCGTCGCCCTGCTCGCGTTCGTGCTCTACCGCGACATGGTGCTCGATCCGGCGCGGTTCTTCAGCGTGTTCGAGGTGGCCAAACCCTCGTTCCCGAAGAGCTTCGAGGCGACCTCGAAGACGCTCGTGCGCCTCTCCGCCATGGCGTTCGCGGGGCTCGTGGCGATCGCGTGGTTCGAGGGCCGCACGGACAAACCCGGCGCGTTCTCCAGGTGGATCGACGGGCTCGTCGATGACTACCGCCGCGTCGGCAAGGAGCTCGCCGCGGTCTGGAACGGCAACCTCGTCTTCGGCGCGGTCGTCGTGGAGGCTGCGCTCGTTGGCCTCGGCGCGATGCTCTTCCTCGGCACGCGGCTCGGCTGGGCGTCGGTGCTGAAGCTGCCCCGCAACTTCATCGACGCCGGCTTGAACCTCTGGTGGGCGGTGCCGCTCGTGATCGCCCTCGCGCCGATCTCGCTCGTCGCCTTGCGTGACGGCTTCCGCGCGGCCCTCGGCCTCACGAAGCTCCCGCGCGGCGCGGGCGTGTTGCTCGCCGCGCTCGCCGCGGGCGCCGTGCTCTCGTTCGGCTACTACCCCGCGCTCGCCGCGCAGCTCTCGCCGAAGGAGGTCTTCGACGCGTACGCCCGGCTCCAGAAGCCCGGCGAGCCGCTCGGCCTGCTCGGCGTCCGGGCTCGCTCGATCGCCTACTACCACCAGGGCGGCGAGGTCGCGCAGTTCAACGATCCCGCCGAGGCCTTCGCGTGGCTCACCGAGGGCAAGGACCGCCGCTGGCTCATCGTCCGCGCCGATGAGCTGCCGCGCCTGAACTCGCTCCACCGCAAGCACGCCGGCACGAACCTGTTCGTGCTCGACGCGCGCTCGAGCCAGATCCTGCTCGTCTCCAGCGATCTCGGGGGCCAGCGCAACGAAAATCCCCTCGGCGCGATGGTCCTCGACGAGCCGCCGCCCGAGCTCCACAAGGTCGACGCGGCGTTCGAGGATCAGCTCGAGGTGCTCGGCTGGGAGGTCCGCGACGGCGCTGGCCGGGTCGTGGACAGCGTGGTGCCGCAGCGCAAGTACCACATGCGCTTTTATTACCGGGTCGCGAGTCCCATCCTCGGCAACTGGAAGGCCTTCTTGCACATCGACGGCTTCCAGCGCCGGTACAACGGCGATCACGCGGTGCTCGACGGCAAGTATGCCATGAACCTTTGGCAGCCAAACGACATCGTCGTGGACGATTACGTCTTCGAGCTCGAGCCGAATTTCACGCCGGGCGACTACACGATCTATTTCGGCTTCTTCTCCGGAGACACGCGTTTCCGGGTGGTGCGTGGCCCGAACCACGAGAACCGCGTCATCGGAGGTGCGCTCCGCGTGCGTTGA
- a CDS encoding alpha/beta hydrolase-fold protein, translating to MRPRHLFPLVLAALTGAPACRPPAEHGVEQRSPARTEPSARAPLAPDAAPGAVCSPGEARCTSDDVSQVCQAGERWVEERCGEGSTCLGQGCVSLRVEGGPTVLAPDALLAPHGDGWLDAWTATGPLPGPLPEVDAAPPDAGAPPAPRPLCAKDGYVEVHDKADSKRGPKPPTHFVLSGHLVAGRAQKVLLAAGIAGRVRVSVGGKRVFDATREADPEPFRDEMRFPLELERGVHRIVVEVEQPNPAPTGFWLRARAPSGGPPPDLLFATAPEATCTPAHLLRAEIQRTPVPTGFDVSVRPAWIGLGPRNPLDLPYRAELGPEKGPARLLAEGLLPAASLGAPEGGLSLPVPFEKAGTTELRLRLGPAPGSESKVSLVHRGSLQKRALDLSAKRETIEASSATRGEKDSLIAHIDGLVENLAQGDRDISWIKRQTAEAEALVATLEKDEKPYDGRYGVQRRAYRSPLDGRLQPYVLFVPRAYRPGGKPLPLVVASHGLGNRPEIALRVVVGEAPEAGFNGLFEARHFPGLPDLGAFIVAPWQFGNAGQRHLGEDDVLRVIAEVRAHFPIDERRISLTGYSLGGTVAFYLPLHYPDLFSASAPLCGYPNLLGWESIRKAPHTPWEDVLLAKRYIVNWAENGQHVPLFIVHGGKDDPTRSQLVANRYRSLGYPHKFDVQEDLDHNVWDYAYEDGDMIGWLKSHRRPKAPDRVRFVTGEWRYDRAHWVRLLGMEVEDKFAEIDARHSKAEGVTVKTRNVESFALDLTQLSLRDGATVTVDGAAIEGPFGAATLWLVKKDGTFVRVPEEPSRKGRKRAGVSGPLDDIDRHGRLVVYGTQDPAQIEANRLVAEHFASFDTFAARFPVKSDVEIEGAEMDQRSLVLIGNPRSNRVTALFESALPVRFEPSALTFRGKRHEGEDVGISFIHPHPKNPDEYIVLHAGTTSAGTLASRHLPRFAPDFIVYDGRLTVQRGGHLLDQRVARDGGFFGIDWN from the coding sequence ATGCGCCCCAGGCACCTCTTTCCGCTCGTGCTCGCCGCCCTGACCGGGGCGCCGGCCTGCCGCCCGCCCGCCGAGCACGGCGTCGAGCAGCGCTCCCCTGCCCGCACCGAGCCCTCCGCGCGCGCCCCGCTGGCCCCGGACGCCGCGCCGGGCGCCGTCTGCTCGCCCGGCGAGGCGCGATGTACGTCCGACGACGTTTCGCAGGTCTGCCAGGCCGGCGAGCGCTGGGTGGAGGAGCGTTGTGGCGAGGGCTCGACGTGCCTCGGGCAGGGCTGCGTCTCGCTGCGCGTCGAGGGAGGTCCGACCGTGCTCGCGCCCGACGCGCTCCTCGCGCCTCACGGAGACGGCTGGCTCGACGCGTGGACCGCCACGGGGCCGCTCCCGGGCCCCTTGCCCGAGGTCGACGCGGCGCCCCCCGACGCCGGCGCCCCGCCCGCGCCGCGCCCGCTCTGCGCGAAGGACGGGTACGTCGAGGTCCACGACAAGGCCGATTCGAAGAGAGGTCCGAAGCCCCCCACCCATTTCGTCCTCTCGGGCCACCTCGTCGCCGGCCGCGCGCAAAAGGTCCTGCTCGCCGCGGGTATCGCCGGCCGCGTGCGCGTCTCCGTGGGCGGCAAGCGGGTCTTCGACGCCACGCGTGAGGCCGATCCGGAGCCTTTCCGCGACGAGATGCGCTTTCCGCTCGAGCTCGAGCGTGGCGTCCATCGAATCGTGGTCGAGGTCGAGCAACCAAACCCCGCGCCCACCGGCTTCTGGCTCCGCGCCCGCGCGCCCTCCGGCGGACCTCCGCCCGACCTGCTCTTCGCCACGGCGCCCGAGGCCACGTGTACACCCGCCCATCTGCTCCGGGCCGAGATCCAGCGGACGCCCGTCCCCACGGGGTTCGACGTCTCCGTGCGCCCCGCGTGGATCGGCCTCGGCCCCCGAAATCCCCTCGATCTCCCCTACCGCGCCGAGCTCGGCCCTGAAAAAGGCCCGGCGCGCCTGCTCGCCGAGGGCCTCTTGCCTGCCGCGTCCCTCGGCGCCCCCGAGGGCGGTTTGTCCCTCCCCGTTCCCTTCGAAAAGGCCGGCACGACCGAGCTCCGGCTCCGCCTCGGCCCCGCGCCGGGGAGCGAATCGAAGGTCTCGCTCGTCCATCGCGGAAGCCTGCAAAAACGCGCCCTGGATCTCTCCGCCAAGCGCGAGACCATCGAGGCCTCCTCGGCCACGCGCGGCGAAAAAGACAGCCTGATCGCCCATATCGACGGCCTCGTCGAGAACCTCGCGCAGGGCGATCGCGACATCTCCTGGATCAAGCGCCAGACCGCCGAAGCCGAGGCCCTCGTCGCCACCCTCGAGAAAGACGAAAAGCCCTACGACGGCCGGTACGGCGTCCAGCGCCGCGCCTATCGCAGCCCGCTCGACGGTCGCCTCCAGCCGTACGTCCTTTTTGTCCCGCGGGCCTACCGCCCCGGGGGAAAACCGCTCCCGCTCGTCGTCGCCTCCCACGGCCTCGGCAATCGCCCCGAGATCGCGCTGCGTGTCGTCGTCGGCGAGGCGCCCGAGGCTGGCTTCAATGGCCTCTTCGAGGCGCGCCACTTCCCGGGCCTGCCCGATCTCGGCGCCTTCATCGTCGCGCCCTGGCAATTCGGCAATGCAGGCCAGCGCCACCTCGGCGAGGACGACGTCCTGCGGGTCATCGCCGAGGTCCGCGCCCATTTCCCCATCGACGAGCGCCGCATCTCCCTCACCGGTTACTCCCTCGGCGGGACCGTCGCGTTTTACCTTCCGTTACATTACCCGGACCTCTTCTCCGCCTCCGCGCCGCTCTGCGGGTATCCGAACCTGCTCGGCTGGGAGAGCATCCGAAAGGCCCCCCACACGCCCTGGGAGGACGTCCTCCTCGCCAAGCGGTACATCGTGAACTGGGCCGAGAACGGCCAGCACGTGCCGCTCTTCATCGTCCACGGCGGCAAGGACGACCCGACGCGCTCGCAGCTCGTCGCGAATCGTTATCGCTCCCTCGGTTATCCCCACAAATTCGACGTCCAGGAGGACCTCGACCACAACGTCTGGGACTACGCCTACGAGGACGGCGACATGATCGGCTGGCTCAAATCGCACAGGCGGCCCAAGGCGCCCGATCGCGTCCGGTTCGTCACCGGCGAGTGGCGGTACGATCGGGCGCACTGGGTCCGGCTGCTCGGCATGGAGGTCGAGGACAAATTCGCCGAGATCGACGCCCGCCATTCGAAGGCCGAAGGCGTCACGGTCAAGACCCGCAACGTGGAGTCGTTCGCCCTGGATCTGACGCAGCTCTCGCTCCGCGACGGCGCGACGGTGACCGTGGACGGCGCGGCCATCGAGGGGCCGTTCGGCGCCGCGACTTTGTGGCTCGTCAAGAAGGACGGCACGTTCGTCCGCGTCCCCGAGGAGCCCTCGCGCAAAGGACGCAAGCGCGCCGGGGTCTCGGGCCCGCTCGACGACATCGATCGCCACGGCCGCCTCGTCGTCTACGGCACCCAGGATCCCGCGCAGATCGAGGCGAACCGCCTCGTCGCCGAACATTTCGCCTCCTTCGATACCTTCGCGGCCCGCTTCCCGGTGAAATCCGACGTCGAGATCGAAGGCGCCGAAATGGATCAGCGCAGCCTCGTCCTCATTGGAAACCCACGTTCGAACCGCGTCACCGCCCTCTTCGAGAGCGCCCTCCCCGTCCGCTTCGAGCCCTCCGCTCTCACCTTCCGCGGCAAGCGCCACGAGGGCGAGGACGTGGGGATCTCCTTCATTCACCCGCACCCCAAGAATCCCGACGAATACATCGTCCTGCACGCGGGGACGACCTCCGCCGGCACCCTCGCGAGCCGCCACCTCCCCCGCTTCGCCCCCGATTTCATCGTCTATGACGGACGCTTGACGGTCCAGCGGGGTGGTCATCTCCTCGACCAGCGCGTGGCGCGGGACGGCGGCTTCTTCGGCATCGACTGGAATTGA
- a CDS encoding OPT/YSL family transporter translates to MTTPPSVAAEEAPRPKFAFLPKIDSPGYHVLLSAVAILILGPLGGIAAAYMNFSLGFFVGGQVLAGILGSAVTYGYGPEGKHGANYMQTMAASVAGMAGMGVLIQAMTWLGIPMPPAHHLMLFFVCIGMFGVGLGMVYTPILVDRLKLDFPSGYAVANILRALTDKRLLKRSIAKLGSGTGAGVVFAACAERLPSSKWVMATIPWLTSISASTIGAGMVVGARITIPAIMMGLIGWQLTPYLVSIGWLNEGESFRKIGFLIGLAMILGAAVVDMSLIAAEALRRVRAQAGKPVEADAKDAWKQVNPRRLVAWIVFWAAALVAVATLVMGQPLGFTIFAILLTSVFVLINGISLGISDSNPISSAFVIAVLLMSGLGLKDPRVGLMSASILLVACSVGGDMQQDRSTGYRLGTNRTVQFRYQSIGILMGSVLCVVLATTFMKAYPVLTINSFADPKADVGQWQSAMTFKFVGALQDIGYLAGYKVKALAIGLVIGIVTEVLRKVIRANKRYQDYVKGSKRGFATGFVMDAFILPSPYASSFGGFVELMVCVWFAVGGVGSSAYNTWQKSVAAKKAKTEDLPEDMSTTSLVGGGLIAGEALYALAVGLHGLFSNVILKPSAAAPPPPAAPPQT, encoded by the coding sequence ATGACAACCCCTCCGTCCGTCGCCGCCGAGGAGGCGCCGCGCCCCAAATTCGCGTTCCTCCCGAAGATCGACTCGCCCGGCTACCACGTGCTTCTCTCGGCCGTGGCGATCCTGATCCTCGGCCCGCTCGGCGGCATCGCCGCCGCGTACATGAACTTCAGCCTCGGCTTCTTCGTCGGCGGGCAGGTGCTCGCGGGGATCCTGGGCAGCGCGGTGACGTACGGCTACGGGCCCGAGGGCAAGCACGGCGCGAACTACATGCAGACGATGGCCGCGAGCGTCGCGGGCATGGCGGGCATGGGCGTCTTGATCCAGGCGATGACGTGGCTCGGCATCCCGATGCCGCCCGCGCACCACCTGATGCTGTTCTTCGTGTGCATCGGCATGTTCGGCGTGGGCCTCGGCATGGTGTACACGCCGATCCTCGTCGATCGCCTGAAGCTCGATTTCCCGAGCGGCTACGCGGTCGCCAACATCCTGCGCGCGCTCACGGACAAACGCTTGCTCAAGCGGTCGATCGCGAAGCTCGGCAGCGGCACGGGCGCGGGCGTGGTGTTCGCGGCGTGCGCGGAGAGGTTGCCGTCGAGCAAGTGGGTGATGGCGACGATCCCGTGGCTCACGTCGATCTCGGCGTCGACGATCGGCGCGGGCATGGTCGTCGGCGCGCGGATCACGATCCCCGCGATCATGATGGGCCTCATCGGCTGGCAGCTCACGCCGTACCTCGTCTCGATCGGCTGGCTGAACGAGGGCGAGAGCTTCCGCAAGATCGGCTTCTTGATCGGGCTCGCGATGATCCTCGGCGCGGCGGTCGTCGACATGTCGCTCATCGCGGCGGAGGCGCTGCGGCGCGTGCGCGCGCAGGCGGGCAAGCCCGTGGAGGCGGACGCGAAGGACGCGTGGAAGCAGGTGAACCCGAGGCGCCTCGTCGCGTGGATCGTGTTCTGGGCGGCGGCGCTCGTGGCCGTGGCGACGCTGGTCATGGGGCAGCCGCTCGGGTTCACGATCTTCGCCATCCTGCTGACGAGCGTCTTCGTGCTGATCAACGGCATCTCGCTCGGCATCAGCGATTCGAACCCGATCTCGAGCGCGTTCGTGATCGCGGTCCTGCTCATGAGCGGCCTCGGCCTGAAGGATCCGCGGGTGGGTCTGATGAGCGCGAGCATCCTGCTCGTCGCGTGCTCGGTGGGCGGCGACATGCAGCAGGATCGCTCGACGGGTTATCGCCTCGGCACGAACCGCACCGTGCAGTTCCGCTACCAGAGCATCGGCATCCTGATGGGCTCGGTGCTCTGCGTCGTGCTCGCGACGACGTTCATGAAGGCCTACCCGGTGCTGACGATCAACTCGTTCGCGGACCCCAAGGCCGACGTCGGGCAGTGGCAGAGCGCGATGACGTTCAAGTTCGTCGGCGCGCTGCAGGACATCGGCTACCTGGCCGGCTACAAGGTGAAGGCGCTGGCGATCGGCCTCGTGATCGGCATCGTGACCGAGGTCCTGCGCAAGGTGATCCGCGCGAACAAGCGCTACCAGGACTACGTGAAGGGCTCGAAGCGAGGGTTCGCCACGGGCTTCGTGATGGATGCGTTCATCTTGCCGAGCCCGTACGCCTCGTCGTTCGGCGGCTTCGTCGAGCTCATGGTCTGCGTCTGGTTCGCGGTCGGCGGCGTGGGTTCGTCCGCGTACAACACCTGGCAGAAGAGCGTCGCCGCGAAGAAGGCGAAGACGGAGGACCTGCCCGAGGACATGAGCACGACGTCGCTCGTCGGCGGCGGCCTCATCGCGGGCGAGGCGCTCTACGCGCTCGCCGTGGGCCTGCATGGCCTCTTCTCGAACGTGATCCTCAAGCCCTCCGCCGCCGCGCCCCCGCCGCCCGCCGCGCCTCCCCAAACCTGA